In Acidiphilium acidophilum, one genomic interval encodes:
- the cysS gene encoding cysteine--tRNA ligase, giving the protein MLQIKLHNTRTRRREVFAPLDPEHVKIYVCGPTVYDRAHIGNARAVVVFDVLVRLLRLVYPRVTYVRNITDIDDKINARARESGESIGAITARTAEWFHNDMAALYALPPDIEPRATGSIPEIIAMVERLIAGGHAYAAEGHVLFAVASDPDYGKFSGRSTDELLAGARVDVAAYKRDPGDFVLWKPSPDDLPGWDSPWGRGRPGWHIECSAMIHQHLGETIDIHGGGTDLIFPHHENEIAQSCCAFPGSEFSRVWMHNAMLQVDGEKMSKSLGNFRTVQDVLAIAPGEAVRFLLLKTHYRGVLDFTDAALADAKRELDRFYRALEAHPKATEAMEPPPAFVDVLVDDVNTPGAIAVMHMLADGAMKGDSGRASELYAAGKLLGLFNQSADHWFRGGIDQNRLDQLLNERMLAKYRKDYVTADRIRSEIESMGLIVEDFAGGTGTAVRKR; this is encoded by the coding sequence ATGCTACAAATCAAGCTGCACAATACCAGAACCCGTCGTCGCGAGGTGTTTGCCCCGCTCGATCCCGAACATGTGAAGATCTATGTGTGCGGGCCGACGGTGTACGACCGCGCCCATATCGGCAATGCCCGTGCGGTCGTGGTGTTCGATGTTCTGGTTCGGTTGCTGCGGCTTGTGTACCCGCGCGTGACCTATGTGCGGAACATCACCGACATCGATGACAAGATCAACGCCCGCGCCCGCGAGAGCGGGGAGTCCATCGGGGCCATCACCGCCCGCACCGCCGAATGGTTTCACAACGACATGGCCGCGCTGTATGCCCTGCCACCCGACATCGAACCCCGCGCGACCGGGAGCATTCCCGAGATCATCGCGATGGTGGAACGGCTGATCGCGGGGGGTCATGCCTATGCCGCCGAAGGCCACGTGCTGTTCGCGGTTGCCTCCGACCCCGATTATGGCAAGTTTTCGGGGCGCTCGACCGATGAGTTGCTGGCGGGTGCGCGGGTCGATGTCGCCGCTTACAAACGCGATCCCGGCGATTTCGTGCTGTGGAAACCCTCGCCGGATGATCTGCCGGGGTGGGACAGCCCGTGGGGACGGGGGCGGCCCGGTTGGCACATCGAATGCTCGGCGATGATCCATCAGCATCTCGGCGAGACCATCGACATTCACGGCGGCGGCACCGATCTGATCTTTCCGCACCATGAGAACGAGATTGCCCAATCGTGCTGCGCGTTTCCCGGTTCGGAATTTTCGCGGGTCTGGATGCATAATGCGATGCTTCAGGTCGACGGCGAGAAAATGTCGAAATCGCTCGGCAATTTCAGGACCGTGCAGGATGTGCTGGCCATCGCGCCGGGTGAGGCGGTGCGGTTTCTGCTGTTGAAAACCCATTATCGCGGCGTGCTGGATTTCACCGATGCCGCGCTGGCCGACGCGAAGCGCGAATTGGACCGGTTTTATCGCGCTTTAGAGGCGCATCCAAAGGCTACTGAAGCAATGGAGCCCCCTCCAGCGTTCGTTGATGTCTTGGTGGACGACGTTAATACGCCGGGGGCGATTGCCGTAATGCATATGCTCGCTGATGGTGCCATGAAAGGTGATTCGGGCAGAGCGTCGGAACTTTACGCAGCGGGCAAATTGTTGGGGTTATTTAATCAGTCTGCAGATCACTGGTTTCGCGGTGGTATTGACCAGAACCGCCTTGATCAACTTTTAAACGAGCGAATGCTTGCCAAATATCGCAAAGATTATGTGACCGCTGACCGTATAAGGAGCGAAATCGAGAGCATGGGGTTGATCGTCGAGGATTTTGCTGGGGGCACGGGCACTGCGGTCCGGAAGCGTTGA
- a CDS encoding RNA methyltransferase — protein MTARDEGADLRPIDPSPVVVLIRPQLAENIGSVARAMGNGGLFHLRLVAPRDGWPQDRAMRTASGAYRILEAATVHESVADAVADLHRVFATCPRPRHIVKPLLTARGAAAELREIGNRGLRMGLLFGPERAGLDNDDIAHADSLIRYPLNPDFMSLNLAQAVMVMAHEWWMACDETPARDMITHKTHVATKGELENFLTHLIAECDASGFLRNAPKRPGMVRNLRHFFQRGEVTEQELRTLHGVITELAHSRHQPSPEPEHGE, from the coding sequence ATGACCGCCCGCGACGAAGGAGCCGATCTCCGCCCGATCGATCCCTCGCCGGTCGTCGTGCTGATCCGCCCGCAACTTGCCGAGAATATCGGCTCGGTTGCCCGCGCCATGGGCAATGGCGGGTTGTTTCACCTCCGCCTGGTCGCTCCGCGCGACGGCTGGCCGCAGGATCGGGCGATGCGGACCGCCTCCGGGGCCTATCGCATCCTCGAAGCCGCCACCGTGCATGAGAGCGTGGCCGATGCCGTGGCCGACCTCCATCGCGTGTTCGCGACCTGCCCACGGCCACGCCACATCGTCAAACCCCTGCTCACCGCGCGCGGTGCCGCCGCCGAGCTTCGCGAGATCGGCAATCGCGGTCTGCGCATGGGTCTTCTGTTCGGCCCGGAACGCGCCGGGCTCGACAATGACGATATCGCCCATGCCGACAGCCTGATCCGCTACCCGCTCAACCCGGATTTCATGTCCCTCAACCTCGCCCAGGCGGTGATGGTGATGGCGCATGAATGGTGGATGGCGTGCGATGAGACCCCGGCGCGCGACATGATCACCCATAAGACCCATGTCGCGACCAAGGGCGAACTCGAAAACTTCCTCACCCACCTGATCGCCGAATGCGATGCGTCGGGCTTTCTGCGCAATGCGCCGAAGCGCCCCGGCATGGTGCGCAACCTGCGGCATTTTTTCCAGCGTGGCGAAGTGACCGAACAGGAACTGCGCACCCTGCACGGGGTGATCACCGAACTTGCCCATAGCCGCCACCAGCCTTCGCCGGAGCCCGAACATGGCGAGTGA
- a CDS encoding class I SAM-dependent methyltransferase — protein MASDPTPAGRRDHWNAAYTRNPPDRVSWFEAEPTTSLDLVETCSLAPDAPIIDIGGGASRLTEALYARGYRDLSILDISRIALDEAARSLPATVTLIEADITAWQPQKHYALWHDRAVFHFLTDPQDRASYLATLRRAVMPHGHVILATFAPDGPERCSGLPVVRYDADRMAELLAPDFTLIARRAHTHNTPGGAAQRFIYAHLQRTGPG, from the coding sequence ATGGCGAGTGACCCCACCCCAGCCGGGCGGCGCGATCACTGGAACGCCGCCTATACCCGCAATCCGCCCGACCGGGTCAGCTGGTTCGAAGCCGAGCCCACAACGTCGCTCGACCTCGTCGAGACCTGCTCTCTCGCGCCTGACGCCCCGATCATCGACATCGGCGGCGGGGCCTCGCGACTGACGGAAGCTTTGTACGCGCGGGGGTATCGCGATCTTTCGATCCTCGATATCTCGCGGATCGCGCTCGATGAGGCCGCGCGCTCCCTGCCGGCCACGGTCACGCTGATCGAGGCCGACATCACCGCATGGCAACCGCAAAAGCACTATGCGCTCTGGCACGATCGGGCCGTGTTCCATTTCCTGACCGATCCGCAGGACCGCGCGTCCTACCTCGCCACGCTGCGCCGCGCGGTGATGCCCCACGGACATGTGATCCTCGCGACCTTCGCGCCCGACGGGCCGGAGCGTTGCAGCGGCTTGCCGGTGGTGCGTTACGACGCCGATCGTATGGCTGAATTGCTGGCACCGGACTTCACCCTGATCGCCCGACGCGCCCATACCCACAACACGCCCGGTGGCGCGGCGCAGCGTTTCATCTATGCTCATCTGCAACGAACCGGACCGGGCTGA
- a CDS encoding HAD family hydrolase yields MMKLRALIFDVDGTLAETEELHRISFNATFAEVGLDWEWDRAMYRDLLAVTGGKERIRYYIDSFYQSVDLAPERIRQIHERKTAIYTSRMAEGALAPRPGILRLIHEAREAGVKCAIATTTSRPNIDALLQSAFAPDAVSWFDAIAAGDEVARKKPAPDVYTLALERLGLAPEECLAIEDSRNGLESARAAGLDCIITVSPYTDGQDFSAALRIVDHLGDHETPNAAVEGGMVTLAMLETMRR; encoded by the coding sequence ATGATGAAACTGCGCGCCCTGATTTTCGACGTCGACGGAACCCTCGCCGAAACCGAGGAACTCCACCGGATCAGCTTCAACGCCACCTTTGCCGAGGTCGGGCTCGATTGGGAGTGGGATCGCGCCATGTACCGCGACCTGCTGGCGGTAACCGGCGGCAAGGAACGGATCAGATATTATATCGACTCCTTCTATCAAAGCGTAGATCTCGCACCCGAGCGGATCAGGCAGATCCATGAGCGCAAAACTGCGATCTACACATCCCGCATGGCCGAAGGCGCGCTGGCACCCCGGCCGGGCATTCTGCGGCTGATCCACGAGGCGCGCGAGGCCGGGGTCAAATGCGCGATCGCAACCACCACGAGCCGCCCCAACATCGACGCGCTGCTCCAATCGGCCTTCGCACCGGATGCGGTCTCCTGGTTCGACGCGATCGCCGCCGGTGACGAAGTCGCCCGCAAGAAGCCGGCCCCCGATGTCTACACCCTCGCGCTGGAACGGCTGGGCCTCGCGCCGGAAGAGTGCCTCGCGATCGAGGATTCCCGCAACGGGCTTGAGTCAGCCCGCGCGGCGGGGCTGGACTGCATCATCACGGTCAGCCCCTACACCGATGGCCAGGATTTTTCGGCAGCCTTGCGGATCGTCGATCATCTCGGCGATCATGAGACCCCGAATGCAGCGGTGGAAGGCGGAATGGTCACACTGGCCATGCTGGAGACGATGCGGCGGTAG
- a CDS encoding glycosyltransferase family 2 protein, translated as MKPLAIICKFYNEAGYLPIWLAHYRRQVGLENCYLLDHGSDDGSQGETGGANVVRLLRSPQDDNHHLDLIRRFARSLLGRYRYVLHVDIDELVVADPAHYPDLAHYAAACRHDVVSMIGLELQHVEEEPGLDPHRPVLAQRRYVWFDSAMCKPALTNRRLDWSPGFHCMPDAAPFDDLYLFHLRYADRDIGLRRLQRSRAQPWSHPDQARHQRMGDADWLALLAGFGDASRIGETRAERHDPVVAAHLERVTASRAGRESQDYRIDLGIHSAELWRVPERFAALF; from the coding sequence GTGAAACCTCTTGCCATCATCTGCAAATTCTACAACGAGGCGGGGTATCTGCCGATCTGGCTGGCACATTACCGCCGTCAGGTCGGGCTCGAAAACTGCTACTTGCTCGATCACGGCAGCGACGATGGCTCGCAGGGCGAAACCGGCGGGGCCAATGTGGTCCGCCTGCTGCGCTCGCCGCAGGACGACAACCACCATCTCGATCTCATCCGCCGGTTCGCGCGGAGCCTGCTCGGGCGGTACCGCTATGTCCTGCATGTCGATATCGACGAGCTGGTGGTCGCCGATCCGGCGCATTACCCCGATCTCGCCCATTATGCCGCCGCGTGCCGGCACGATGTCGTTTCGATGATCGGGCTCGAACTCCAGCATGTCGAGGAGGAACCGGGGCTCGATCCGCACCGCCCGGTTCTGGCGCAACGACGCTACGTGTGGTTCGATAGCGCCATGTGCAAACCCGCTCTGACCAACCGCAGGCTCGACTGGTCGCCCGGATTTCATTGCATGCCGGATGCAGCGCCGTTCGATGACCTTTATTTGTTCCATCTGCGCTACGCCGATCGCGATATCGGGCTTAGGCGGCTGCAGCGGTCCCGGGCGCAACCGTGGTCGCATCCCGATCAGGCGCGCCATCAGCGGATGGGCGATGCGGATTGGCTTGCCCTCCTCGCGGGGTTCGGGGACGCATCGCGGATCGGCGAAACCCGTGCCGAGCGGCATGATCCAGTAGTTGCGGCGCATCTTGAACGGGTGACGGCGAGCCGGGCCGGTCGCGAGTCGCAGGATTACCGGATCGACCTCGGCATTCACAGCGCGGAGCTCTGGCGGGTGCCCGAGCGTTTCGCGGCCCTCTTCTGA
- the hutC gene encoding histidine utilization repressor, with translation MADSEDDSGAPARLPLYQQVKNDLVRRIAAGVWGAEGRLPSEHELTAAFGVSRMTVHRALRELSAEGIVSRIQGVGTFACAVRPRQEFLHVHDIAEDITARGHRHRLRLITLESVRASAAQAMGFDLRAGAKIFHSVVLHFEDDVPVQLEDRLVSPKFAPDYLDADFTSETTARYLLRIGPATEVEHTAFAATPDADIRALLELGPTDDPACLILWRRTWSHGVPATQSQFVHPGTRYSLGSRSTV, from the coding sequence ATGGCCGATAGCGAGGACGATTCCGGTGCTCCGGCGCGCCTGCCGCTCTACCAGCAGGTCAAGAACGACCTCGTCCGCCGCATCGCCGCCGGGGTCTGGGGTGCGGAAGGACGGTTGCCGTCGGAGCACGAACTCACCGCTGCATTCGGGGTTTCGCGCATGACCGTACATCGCGCCCTGCGCGAGCTGTCGGCGGAGGGGATCGTCTCGCGGATCCAGGGGGTCGGCACCTTCGCCTGCGCGGTGCGGCCGCGGCAGGAGTTTCTGCATGTTCATGACATTGCCGAGGACATCACCGCCCGTGGCCATCGCCACCGGTTGCGGCTGATCACCCTCGAATCGGTGCGCGCTTCGGCAGCGCAGGCGATGGGGTTCGACCTGCGGGCCGGGGCCAAGATTTTTCACTCGGTGGTGCTGCATTTCGAGGACGATGTGCCGGTTCAGCTCGAAGACCGGCTGGTGTCGCCGAAATTCGCGCCCGATTACCTCGATGCCGACTTCACCAGTGAAACGACCGCGCGCTACCTCCTGCGGATCGGCCCGGCCACCGAGGTCGAGCACACCGCTTTTGCCGCCACGCCGGACGCCGATATCCGCGCACTGCTCGAATTAGGCCCGACCGACGATCCCGCCTGCCTGATCCTGTGGCGGCGGACCTGGAGCCATGGCGTTCCGGCGACGCAGAGCCAGTTCGTCCATCCCGGCACGCGTTACAGCCTCGGCAGCCGCTCCACCGTCTGA
- a CDS encoding aspartate ammonia-lyase, with protein MDHDSLGPIEVPDDVYWGASTARALRNFPISELTIGQHHHLLVAFAMVKTAAARANARLGKLDPAIAEAIDKAGREIIEGKWHDQFPVDVIQGGAGTSTNMNMNEVLANRASELLGGVRGDFRVHPNDHVNMSQSTNDAYPTAVRLAVLLGKDALSARLDQLATSFERKSGEFADVIKLGRTEMQDAVPMTLGQEFGAFASTIREDIQRLDEAARLLTEINLGGTAIGTRINADPAYGPFAIDSLAHLSGIPFVQSANLLEASWDMGGFIMFSAVLKRIATKLSKIANDLRLLSSGPRGGFGEISLPALQPGSSIMPGKVNPVIPEMITIVCYQVIGHDVAITLAAEAGQLQLNAFEPLIAHNTLDSMKMIRNAVEVFATLCVDGIQANPANCLKHLEASTATVTALVPYIGYERASALAKIALATGRTVRELAAEALPGADLDRILDARNLVGEVVRTQSALT; from the coding sequence ATGGATCACGACAGTCTCGGGCCGATCGAAGTGCCGGACGACGTCTACTGGGGCGCCTCCACCGCCCGCGCCTTGCGCAATTTCCCGATCTCGGAACTCACCATCGGCCAGCATCACCATCTGCTCGTCGCGTTCGCGATGGTGAAAACCGCTGCCGCCCGTGCCAATGCGCGTCTCGGCAAGCTCGATCCCGCGATTGCGGAGGCGATCGACAAGGCGGGGCGTGAAATCATCGAGGGCAAATGGCACGACCAGTTTCCGGTGGATGTCATTCAGGGCGGGGCAGGGACCTCGACCAACATGAACATGAACGAGGTGCTGGCCAACCGCGCCTCGGAACTGCTCGGCGGGGTGCGCGGCGATTTCCGGGTCCACCCGAACGATCACGTCAACATGTCGCAATCGACCAACGACGCCTATCCCACCGCGGTCCGCCTTGCCGTGCTGCTCGGCAAGGATGCGCTGAGTGCCCGGCTCGATCAGCTGGCGACCTCGTTCGAGCGCAAATCGGGCGAATTCGCCGATGTGATCAAGCTGGGCCGCACCGAGATGCAGGATGCGGTGCCGATGACGCTGGGCCAGGAATTCGGCGCGTTCGCCTCCACCATCCGCGAAGACATCCAGCGGCTCGACGAAGCGGCCAGGCTGCTCACCGAGATCAATCTCGGCGGCACGGCGATCGGCACCCGGATCAACGCCGATCCTGCCTATGGGCCGTTCGCGATCGATTCGCTCGCGCATCTCAGTGGTATCCCCTTCGTGCAGTCGGCCAACCTGCTCGAAGCCAGCTGGGACATGGGCGGGTTCATCATGTTTTCCGCCGTGCTCAAGCGCATCGCCACCAAGCTCTCGAAAATCGCCAACGATCTGCGCCTGCTCTCCTCGGGTCCGCGCGGCGGGTTCGGCGAGATCAGCCTGCCTGCGCTGCAACCCGGCTCCTCGATCATGCCCGGCAAGGTCAATCCGGTCATTCCGGAAATGATCACGATCGTCTGCTATCAGGTGATCGGCCATGACGTCGCGATCACTCTCGCGGCCGAGGCCGGGCAGTTGCAGCTCAACGCCTTCGAGCCGCTGATCGCCCATAACACGCTCGACTCGATGAAAATGATCCGCAATGCGGTGGAGGTTTTCGCGACCCTCTGCGTCGATGGCATTCAGGCAAATCCGGCGAACTGTCTGAAACATCTTGAAGCCAGCACCGCGACCGTGACTGCTCTGGTCCCTTATATCGGTTACGAGCGCGCCTCCGCCCTCGCGAAAATCGCGCTTGCCACCGGGCGGACCGTGCGCGAACTCGCCGCCGAGGCGCTCCCGGGGGCCGATCTCGACCGGATTCTCGATGCCCGCAATCTGGTCGGCGAGGTCGTGCGCACCCAGAGCGCGCTGACGTGA
- a CDS encoding NRAMP family divalent metal transporter, with translation MSETTTAPVRRRSRLPFLAVFGPGLVVMLADTDVGSVITAAQSGVAWGYRLLLLQFILMPILYVVQELTVRLGIFTGKGHGELIRETFGASWAWLSAAGLTVAAIGALLTEFSGVAGVGELYGVPRGVSVGLAAIFLLIIALTGSYRRVERIAIALGLFEFVFFAIAYLAHPSLHEMAAQALNPALGNANYLYLVAANIGAVIMPWMIFYQQSAVADKKLIPADFRYARWDTAIGAVVTQLVMAAVLVAAAATIGAKNHQASLNSVGDIAHALTPFLGKTVGNLVFGIGVLGAALIAAIVASLALAWGLGEVAGYRRSLEDHPLQAKWFYGVYAFCLIAGALLVALVPNLVFLNIAVEVMNALLLPLVLGFLIALAVRALPAHIRLRGWYLWLTLFLATLTAGLGVYGGISGAGIF, from the coding sequence ATGTCAGAAACAACCACCGCGCCCGTGCGCCGCCGCTCGCGCCTGCCGTTTCTCGCGGTGTTCGGACCCGGGCTCGTGGTCATGCTGGCGGATACCGATGTCGGGTCCGTCATTACCGCCGCACAATCCGGCGTCGCCTGGGGCTACCGGCTGCTGCTGCTGCAATTCATTCTGATGCCGATCCTCTACGTGGTCCAGGAACTGACCGTGCGGCTGGGCATTTTCACCGGCAAGGGCCACGGCGAGTTGATCCGCGAGACCTTCGGTGCCAGTTGGGCCTGGCTTTCGGCGGCGGGGCTGACGGTCGCCGCGATCGGCGCGCTGCTCACCGAGTTTTCCGGCGTCGCCGGGGTCGGTGAACTCTATGGCGTGCCGCGCGGCGTTTCGGTCGGGCTGGCAGCGATTTTCCTGCTGATCATCGCGCTGACCGGATCATACCGGCGGGTCGAACGCATCGCGATCGCACTCGGCCTGTTCGAATTCGTGTTCTTCGCGATCGCCTATCTCGCCCATCCGAGCCTCCATGAAATGGCGGCGCAGGCGCTCAACCCGGCGCTCGGCAACGCCAACTACCTCTATCTCGTGGCGGCCAACATCGGCGCGGTGATCATGCCGTGGATGATTTTCTATCAGCAATCGGCGGTCGCGGACAAAAAACTCATCCCGGCCGATTTCCGCTACGCCCGCTGGGATACCGCGATCGGCGCAGTGGTGACGCAATTGGTGATGGCCGCCGTGCTGGTCGCCGCTGCGGCAACGATCGGCGCCAAAAACCATCAGGCGAGCCTGAACAGCGTGGGTGACATCGCCCACGCGCTGACCCCCTTCCTCGGCAAGACGGTGGGGAATCTGGTATTCGGCATCGGCGTGCTGGGAGCGGCCCTGATCGCCGCCATCGTCGCCTCCCTCGCGCTGGCCTGGGGGCTCGGCGAGGTCGCCGGCTATCGCCGCTCGCTCGAAGACCACCCGTTGCAGGCCAAATGGTTCTACGGAGTCTATGCGTTCTGCCTTATCGCGGGCGCCTTGCTGGTCGCTCTGGTACCCAACCTCGTTTTCCTCAACATCGCGGTCGAGGTAATGAACGCGCTACTCCTGCCGCTGGTGCTGGGCTTCCTGATCGCCCTCGCGGTGCGCGCCTTGCCCGCGCATATCCGCCTGCGGGGATGGTATCTCTGGCTCACTCTGTTTCTGGCAACGCTGACTGCGGGCCTCGGGGTCTATGGCGGTATTTCAGGAGCCGGGATATTCTGA
- a CDS encoding peptidylprolyl isomerase, with amino-acid sequence MSDTATAAPADLANTIYMTLPFGRVTIVLRPDLAPKTCTQIKTLTGRGFYNGCEFFRVIAGFMAQTGDPTNTGTGGSDLPNVPAEFTTKASFLTGALGMARANDPNSGNSQFFICFDPATFLDDKYTLFGQVTEGMEYVNQIKKGHGQSGRVTDPTKIIKMELAA; translated from the coding sequence ATGTCCGATACCGCCACTGCCGCACCCGCCGATCTGGCCAACACGATTTATATGACCCTGCCGTTCGGCCGCGTCACCATTGTGCTCCGCCCCGATCTGGCACCCAAGACCTGCACCCAGATCAAGACCCTGACCGGGCGTGGATTTTATAATGGATGCGAGTTCTTTCGCGTGATCGCGGGCTTCATGGCGCAGACCGGCGACCCGACCAACACCGGCACCGGCGGCAGCGATCTGCCGAACGTTCCCGCCGAGTTCACCACCAAGGCGAGCTTTCTCACGGGCGCCCTCGGCATGGCCCGCGCCAACGACCCCAACAGCGGCAACAGCCAGTTCTTCATCTGCTTCGATCCCGCCACGTTCCTCGATGACAAATACACCCTGTTCGGTCAGGTCACCGAGGGCATGGAGTACGTCAATCAGATCAAGAAGGGCCACGGGCAGAGCGGTCGTGTGACCGATCCGACCAAGATCATCAAGATGGAACTCGCCGCCTGA